A region of Dermabacter vaginalis DNA encodes the following proteins:
- the uxaC gene encoding glucuronate isomerase produces the protein MTVTLDLNPDRLFPADPDTRALAREIYGEVKDLPILSPHGHVDPRLLLDNEPFPDPTNLFLTFDHYVFRMLHANGVDLATVGVVGTAEPVDPREAWRILCANWHVLEGTASGYWLTDEFVSLFDISEEPSEESADRLYDQIAAKLATEEFRPRALFERFKIAFLATTDDPLDDLEAHAELARLHEAGELYGRVVPTWRPDRFLDPNKPGFTEAVTALADSVGGDPRSLADYLRALKASRERFIKAGAISADHGVPTPYTIDLDDDALEALLIKAVDGTATDAEKRDFTGAMLVRCAEMSAEDGLVMTLHPSVFRNHSSATFERFGPDTGHDIPEGIEYTRNIRPLLEKVGLEEGFHLVLFGIDETMYSREVAPLAGFYPSVFIGAPWWFIDAPDAIMRFRSAITETAGFTRGSGFIDDTRAFLSIPTRHDMARRCDSAFLARYVMEGRLSKASALRIIRELTIDQPTRVFKLESVLSKGEK, from the coding sequence GTGACCGTGACACTCGACCTCAACCCGGACCGCCTCTTCCCGGCCGATCCCGATACGCGCGCCCTCGCGCGCGAAATCTACGGCGAGGTCAAGGATCTTCCGATTCTCTCGCCGCATGGGCACGTGGATCCGCGGCTTCTCCTCGACAACGAACCCTTCCCCGACCCCACGAACCTTTTCCTCACGTTCGACCACTACGTGTTTCGCATGCTTCACGCGAACGGCGTGGACCTCGCGACCGTGGGCGTGGTGGGCACCGCCGAGCCCGTTGACCCGCGCGAGGCCTGGCGAATCCTCTGCGCCAACTGGCACGTGCTCGAGGGCACCGCGAGCGGGTACTGGCTCACCGACGAATTCGTGTCCCTCTTTGACATCAGCGAGGAACCGAGCGAGGAAAGCGCCGACAGGCTCTACGATCAGATCGCCGCGAAGCTCGCGACCGAAGAATTCCGCCCGCGCGCCCTTTTCGAGCGTTTCAAGATCGCCTTCCTCGCGACGACCGACGACCCCCTCGACGACCTCGAGGCCCACGCCGAGCTCGCGCGACTCCACGAAGCCGGCGAGCTGTACGGGCGCGTCGTTCCCACCTGGCGCCCCGACCGCTTCCTCGACCCGAACAAGCCCGGCTTCACCGAGGCCGTGACCGCGCTCGCGGACAGCGTGGGTGGCGACCCGCGCTCCCTCGCGGATTACCTGCGCGCACTCAAGGCTTCGCGCGAGCGCTTCATCAAAGCGGGGGCGATCTCCGCCGACCACGGCGTGCCGACCCCGTACACGATCGACCTCGACGACGACGCGCTCGAGGCGCTCCTCATCAAGGCCGTTGACGGCACCGCGACCGATGCCGAAAAGCGCGACTTCACGGGCGCGATGCTCGTGCGCTGCGCCGAAATGAGCGCCGAGGATGGACTGGTGATGACCCTCCACCCGAGTGTGTTCCGTAACCACTCATCGGCGACGTTCGAGCGGTTCGGTCCCGATACGGGCCACGACATTCCCGAAGGAATCGAATACACGCGCAACATTCGCCCGCTTCTCGAAAAGGTGGGGCTTGAGGAGGGCTTCCACCTCGTGCTTTTCGGGATTGACGAGACAATGTACTCGCGCGAGGTTGCCCCGCTCGCCGGTTTCTACCCGAGCGTGTTCATCGGTGCGCCGTGGTGGTTCATCGACGCGCCCGACGCGATCATGCGTTTCCGCTCGGCGATCACCGAGACCGCGGGCTTCACGCGCGGCTCGGGCTTCATTGACGATACGCGCGCGTTTCTCTCGATTCCCACGCGCCACGATATGGCGCGCCGCTGCGACTCGGCGTTCCTTGCCCGCTATGTCATGGAGGGGCGGCTTTCGAAGGCGAGCGCGCTTCGGATCATTCGGGAACTCACGATCGATCAGCCGACGCGCGTGTTCAAGCTCGAGAGCGTGCTTTCGAAGGGAGAAAAGTGA
- a CDS encoding carbohydrate ABC transporter permease, with translation MSTAATHTASTTTAETPRTPVTPKKKKGNVWAKITVGLGVAFILVYCLAPFYWMLVSSLRLPTMGRSTDLIPNPISFENFAAVFDPANNFGRALLNSLIVAGGTTLLVLVLGTAGAYALARLNFWGKVLVMFAIVSTSMFPVITLIVPLLKLFSGGYDWAPINWINTYQAMILPTISFALPLAVWNLNAFFRQLPVELEQAAMVDGTTRLGAFTRIILPLAAPGIFTTAIITFIAAWNEFLIALTMVNDPAMQTANVAISKFSGISQFDTPYGTKMAAGVIVTVPLIIMVLVFQRRIVGGLSAGSLK, from the coding sequence GTGAGCACTGCCGCTACCCATACCGCATCAACGACCACCGCCGAAACACCGCGCACGCCCGTCACGCCCAAGAAAAAGAAGGGCAATGTGTGGGCGAAAATCACCGTGGGCCTCGGCGTCGCCTTCATCCTCGTGTACTGCCTCGCGCCGTTCTACTGGATGCTCGTGAGCTCGCTGCGCCTTCCCACAATGGGCCGCTCGACCGACCTCATCCCGAACCCGATCTCGTTCGAGAACTTCGCTGCCGTATTCGACCCGGCGAATAATTTCGGGAGGGCGCTCCTCAACTCGCTCATCGTCGCGGGCGGCACGACTCTGCTCGTGCTCGTGCTCGGCACCGCGGGTGCCTACGCCCTCGCGCGCCTCAACTTCTGGGGCAAGGTACTCGTGATGTTCGCGATCGTCTCGACCTCGATGTTCCCCGTGATCACACTTATCGTGCCGCTTCTCAAGCTGTTCAGCGGCGGCTACGATTGGGCACCGATCAACTGGATCAACACCTACCAGGCAATGATCCTGCCAACGATCAGCTTCGCGCTCCCGCTCGCCGTGTGGAATCTCAACGCGTTTTTCCGCCAGCTCCCCGTGGAACTCGAACAGGCCGCAATGGTCGATGGCACGACCCGCCTCGGGGCGTTTACGCGCATCATCCTCCCGCTTGCCGCGCCAGGCATTTTCACGACGGCGATCATCACGTTCATCGCCGCGTGGAACGAGTTCCTCATCGCCCTCACGATGGTGAACGATCCCGCGATGCAAACCGCGAACGTCGCCATTTCGAAGTTCTCGGGCATCTCGCAGTTCGACACCCCGTATGGCACGAAGATGGCGGCGGGCGTGATCGTCACGGTTCCGCTCATCATCATGGTGCTCGTGTTCCAGCGTCGCATCGTGGGCGGCCTCAGCGCGGGTTCGCTCAAGTAG
- a CDS encoding TIM-barrel domain-containing protein, which produces MRHATTLLSCTQEGATVTLHTDAAPIRLLALTPEILRIRAGFTDDGAFREASYSLVTTAWSDELDDYMGDKRTRIEPSPLTLDDNPDSPTVTVQGERLRVEIDREPFRLRVFDSDGTLLHADLIDRGYRLDRNQRRIHTSEIAPGDHFYGFGEKTGEFNKAKSFMTMRAQDCLGYDAEKADSLYKHIPFYIKANEVSGAAVGYFYHNTFACDFDMGRSHSNYWPAHSTYRTDGGDLDLFLIAGPSVREVVTRYTLLTGTSAMLPAAALGYLGSSMYYPELPKDADDAILNFYEHAALEKIPMDGFQLSSGFCQQETEAGLKRCVLTWNTERFKDPTNFFAESEKRGIVVSPNVKPGVLNVHPRMPELIEDGVFVRSSDSDEPAPARWWGGPGHLVDFTNPKARDRWEKDLTENMLDYGTASIWNDNCEYDSIVDEDARCDFDGYGAPLAEARSIMANIMCSLTADAIGKTHPNKRPFIVCRAGYAGIQRFAQTWSGDNHTCWETLKANIATMLGMSLSGVANQGGDIGGFHGPAPEGELFVRWVQNGIFQPRFSIHSVNSDNSVTEPWMYPSLTPLVREAIQLRYRLFPYLYSLMERAHRTGLPIAEPLVSAFQHDPAVWDEDVNYMLGDSLLIANVVEKGAETKTFALPEGEVFYDFATRERYEGGNTYDIPVTLASIPTFVREGGIVPLSRENLMSVSREQVDSLTLVTAPGRDGEFTLYEDDGTTMDYTRGVFCATTVTMTAGDRVLYTFTKEGDLDTRITTLELQAISPGQAPFWVSIDGEHIPHALHPSDFDSQATVWLYDLETSTVRIKTPWDSNEHTIVISFEQFDMIGM; this is translated from the coding sequence ATGCGACACGCCACCACTCTCCTCTCCTGCACACAGGAAGGAGCCACCGTCACCCTCCACACGGATGCCGCCCCCATCCGCCTCCTTGCCCTCACGCCCGAGATTCTTCGCATCCGCGCGGGCTTCACCGATGACGGCGCGTTCCGCGAAGCGTCCTACAGCCTCGTGACCACGGCGTGGAGCGACGAGCTCGATGACTACATGGGCGATAAACGCACCCGAATCGAACCCTCCCCCCTCACTCTCGATGACAACCCCGACTCCCCCACCGTCACGGTGCAAGGCGAACGCTTGCGGGTCGAAATCGACCGGGAACCCTTCCGCCTGAGGGTTTTCGATTCCGACGGCACCCTGCTTCACGCCGATCTGATCGATCGCGGGTACCGACTGGACCGCAATCAACGGCGCATCCACACGAGCGAGATCGCCCCGGGCGACCACTTCTATGGTTTCGGCGAAAAAACCGGCGAGTTCAACAAGGCGAAATCGTTCATGACGATGCGGGCCCAGGACTGCCTCGGTTACGACGCCGAGAAGGCCGATTCCCTCTATAAGCACATCCCGTTCTACATCAAGGCGAACGAGGTGAGCGGAGCAGCCGTCGGATACTTCTACCACAACACGTTCGCGTGCGATTTTGACATGGGCCGCTCCCACTCGAACTACTGGCCCGCCCACTCGACCTACCGCACTGACGGCGGAGATCTCGACCTTTTCCTCATCGCAGGCCCGAGCGTGCGCGAGGTCGTCACGCGCTACACGCTCCTCACGGGCACCTCGGCGATGTTGCCCGCCGCCGCGCTCGGCTACCTCGGCAGCTCGATGTACTACCCCGAGCTGCCGAAGGATGCCGACGACGCAATTCTCAACTTCTACGAGCACGCCGCGCTCGAGAAAATCCCGATGGACGGCTTCCAACTGTCCTCCGGCTTCTGCCAGCAGGAAACCGAGGCGGGCCTCAAGCGATGCGTGCTCACGTGGAACACCGAACGCTTTAAGGACCCCACAAACTTTTTTGCCGAGTCAGAAAAACGAGGGATCGTCGTCTCGCCGAACGTGAAGCCGGGCGTTTTGAACGTCCACCCGCGCATGCCCGAGCTGATCGAGGACGGCGTATTCGTGCGCTCCTCTGACTCCGATGAGCCCGCGCCGGCGCGCTGGTGGGGCGGCCCCGGGCATCTCGTGGACTTCACGAACCCCAAAGCCCGCGATCGCTGGGAAAAAGATCTCACCGAGAACATGCTCGACTACGGCACGGCGTCGATCTGGAACGACAATTGCGAGTACGACTCGATTGTGGATGAGGACGCCCGCTGCGACTTCGACGGCTACGGCGCGCCACTCGCCGAGGCCCGCTCGATCATGGCGAACATTATGTGCTCGCTGACCGCCGACGCGATCGGAAAAACCCACCCCAATAAGAGGCCCTTCATCGTGTGCCGCGCGGGTTACGCGGGCATCCAGCGTTTCGCGCAAACATGGTCGGGCGACAACCACACGTGCTGGGAGACCCTCAAGGCGAACATCGCGACGATGCTCGGCATGAGCCTGTCCGGCGTTGCCAATCAAGGTGGCGACATCGGCGGTTTCCACGGCCCCGCCCCCGAGGGTGAGCTTTTCGTGCGCTGGGTTCAAAACGGCATCTTCCAGCCGCGCTTCTCGATCCACTCCGTGAACTCCGACAACTCGGTGACCGAGCCGTGGATGTACCCAAGCCTTACACCTCTCGTGCGCGAGGCGATTCAGCTTCGCTACCGTCTGTTCCCGTACTTGTACTCGCTCATGGAGCGCGCGCACCGCACGGGGCTCCCAATCGCTGAACCGCTCGTGAGCGCTTTCCAGCACGATCCCGCGGTGTGGGACGAAGACGTGAACTACATGCTCGGCGACTCACTGTTGATCGCGAACGTGGTGGAGAAAGGCGCCGAAACGAAAACCTTCGCCCTCCCCGAGGGCGAAGTGTTCTACGACTTCGCGACCCGCGAGCGCTACGAAGGCGGGAACACCTACGACATTCCCGTCACGCTCGCCTCGATCCCCACGTTCGTGCGCGAAGGTGGCATCGTCCCGCTTTCGCGCGAGAACCTCATGAGCGTTTCGAGGGAGCAGGTCGACTCCCTCACGCTCGTGACCGCGCCGGGCCGCGACGGCGAATTCACGCTGTACGAGGACGACGGCACCACGATGGACTACACGCGCGGCGTCTTCTGCGCGACAACCGTGACCATGACCGCCGGTGACCGAGTGCTCTACACCTTCACGAAGGAAGGCGACCTCGACACCCGCATCACCACGCTCGAACTCCAGGCCATTTCCCCTGGCCAGGCACCCTTCTGGGTGAGCATCGACGGCGAGCATATCCCGCACGCCCTACATCCGAGCGACTTCGACTCGCAGGCCACGGTGTGGCTCTACGATCTCGAAACCTCCACCGTCCGCATCAAAACCCCATGGGACTCGAACGAACACACGATCGTGATCTCGTTCGAGCAATTCGACATGATCGGCATGTAA
- a CDS encoding LacI family DNA-binding transcriptional regulator, whose amino-acid sequence MPNEHSATPPRTPARRVTIYDIAKHVGVSPSTASRALHKPGRVSKATEERIKRAAAELGYRANPAARALPTGRTGTIALLVADITNPVSFEIVRGAEREAEKHGYVLVTSEFREDHVKEASRAHSLAPSVDAFVLASSRLDDEAIAKIAALNPVVTINRESPSAFSVLADHEPALRELVRTLAAEGHERLCYLAGPESSWTDARRWSVIEAAAGERGLEAVRLGPNRPTRKAGSAALEAVRATGASAVLAYNDIMAIGLLTAARDARLSVPGDLSITGIDDIFGSDFTAPPLTTIAAPLEDMGAAAIRHVHAALSGEREPGTDTYPTQLLMRGSVGPAPRTKGKK is encoded by the coding sequence ATGCCGAACGAACACTCCGCAACGCCGCCCCGCACCCCTGCGCGCCGTGTCACGATCTACGACATCGCGAAACACGTGGGCGTGAGCCCCTCGACCGCCTCGCGCGCCCTTCACAAGCCCGGCCGGGTCAGTAAAGCGACAGAAGAACGCATCAAGCGCGCCGCCGCGGAACTCGGCTACCGCGCGAACCCCGCCGCGCGTGCCCTGCCCACGGGGCGCACCGGCACGATTGCTCTCCTCGTTGCCGACATTACGAACCCCGTCTCGTTCGAGATCGTCCGTGGCGCCGAACGCGAAGCAGAAAAGCATGGCTATGTGCTCGTGACCTCAGAATTTCGCGAGGACCACGTGAAGGAAGCTTCGCGCGCCCACTCGCTCGCTCCGTCGGTGGATGCCTTCGTGCTCGCAAGCTCCCGCCTCGACGACGAAGCGATCGCAAAAATCGCGGCTCTCAATCCCGTGGTCACGATCAATCGCGAGTCACCGTCGGCTTTTTCGGTCCTTGCCGATCATGAGCCGGCCCTGCGAGAACTCGTACGGACCCTCGCCGCCGAGGGACATGAACGCCTTTGCTACCTCGCCGGTCCCGAGAGTTCGTGGACGGACGCGAGGCGCTGGAGCGTCATCGAAGCCGCCGCAGGTGAGCGGGGCCTCGAGGCCGTGAGGCTCGGCCCGAACCGCCCCACCCGCAAAGCCGGCTCCGCGGCGCTCGAAGCCGTGCGCGCCACCGGCGCGAGTGCCGTACTCGCCTACAACGACATCATGGCGATCGGTTTGCTCACCGCCGCGCGCGACGCTCGCCTCAGCGTTCCGGGCGACCTCTCGATCACCGGAATCGACGATATTTTCGGCTCCGACTTTACGGCCCCACCTCTCACCACCATTGCCGCGCCGCTCGAAGACATGGGCGCCGCCGCCATCCGCCACGTTCACGCCGCACTCAGCGGCGAGCGTGAACCTGGAACCGATACCTACCCCACGCAGCTACTCATGCGAGGCTCCGTCGGCCCCGCACCTCGAACGAAAGGGAAAAAGTGA
- a CDS encoding mannitol dehydrogenase family protein — translation MTVLSRDADICAKGGLERRNVRIVHLGLGAFFRAHQAWYTSEVDPEGAWGISAYTGRSPRAAEELSAQDCLYTLIVRGAEGDDAQVMSVISEAHAASDLEGLCADLRSPDVSLVTLTVTEAGYGTDAKGSLDRSNSAVQADVKALAQVGEGSGAGEGESDACLPQLETALARLVFGLEARRRAGTGAITIVPCDNLPGNGPLTRGVIDEYAACLGAEAAAWIKENVSVTSTSIDRITPKATDDDREAAEKLTGFEDASPVVTEPFASWIIEGEFVGDRPEWEKAGAIFTDDLEPYENRKLWLLNGAHTLLANAAVNRGYETVAEAIGDSEVRAEVEALWDEASRYLPDFVEAGAYREALLERFENPHIKHLLSQIGNDSLAKLRIRILPIALKELEAGRGAKGAVPAIAGWIRRQRDGVASPDAQQSAIDEAVAKAGDARVERALLELLEPELLEYPDFVDRVLRSV, via the coding sequence ATGACTGTTCTCAGCCGCGACGCTGATATTTGTGCGAAGGGTGGCCTTGAGCGCCGTAACGTGCGCATCGTCCACCTGGGCCTCGGTGCGTTCTTCCGCGCTCACCAGGCGTGGTACACGAGCGAAGTGGATCCCGAAGGGGCGTGGGGGATCTCCGCCTACACGGGCCGCAGCCCCCGCGCCGCAGAGGAACTCTCGGCCCAGGACTGCCTGTACACGCTCATCGTGCGCGGCGCGGAGGGGGATGACGCGCAGGTCATGTCGGTCATTTCCGAGGCGCACGCGGCAAGCGACCTCGAAGGTCTGTGCGCAGACCTACGCTCGCCCGACGTCTCGCTCGTGACGCTCACCGTCACCGAGGCCGGCTACGGCACGGATGCGAAAGGATCGCTCGACCGCTCGAACAGCGCCGTGCAGGCAGATGTGAAGGCACTCGCGCAGGTGGGCGAGGGCTCGGGTGCGGGGGAGGGGGAGTCCGACGCTTGCCTTCCCCAGCTCGAAACCGCACTTGCACGTCTCGTATTCGGCCTTGAGGCGCGCCGCCGCGCGGGCACCGGCGCGATCACCATCGTGCCGTGTGACAACCTCCCCGGCAACGGCCCGCTCACGCGCGGCGTGATCGATGAATACGCAGCGTGCCTCGGCGCCGAGGCCGCGGCGTGGATCAAAGAGAACGTGTCGGTGACCTCGACCTCGATCGACCGCATCACGCCTAAGGCCACCGACGACGACCGCGAGGCAGCCGAGAAACTCACGGGCTTCGAAGACGCCTCGCCCGTGGTGACCGAACCTTTCGCCTCGTGGATCATCGAGGGCGAGTTTGTGGGCGATCGGCCCGAGTGGGAAAAGGCCGGGGCGATCTTCACGGACGACCTCGAGCCGTACGAGAATCGCAAGCTGTGGCTCCTCAACGGCGCTCACACGCTCCTCGCGAACGCTGCCGTGAACCGCGGCTATGAGACCGTTGCCGAGGCGATTGGCGACAGTGAGGTGCGCGCCGAAGTGGAGGCACTGTGGGACGAGGCCTCGCGTTACCTGCCCGATTTTGTCGAGGCTGGCGCCTACCGCGAAGCTCTTCTCGAACGCTTCGAGAACCCCCACATCAAGCACTTGCTCTCGCAGATCGGCAACGATTCGCTCGCGAAGCTGCGCATTCGCATCCTGCCGATCGCCCTCAAGGAACTTGAGGCGGGGCGCGGCGCAAAAGGCGCCGTGCCTGCGATCGCCGGCTGGATTCGCCGTCAGCGCGATGGTGTCGCCTCGCCCGATGCACAGCAAAGCGCGATCGATGAGGCCGTGGCGAAGGCTGGCGACGCCCGCGTGGAGCGCGCCCTTCTCGAGCTCCTCGAACCTGAGCTGCTCGAGTATCCGGACTTTGTGGATCGCGTGCTCCGGTCGGTCTAA
- a CDS encoding class I SAM-dependent methyltransferase produces the protein MSSSGLSQLLTPEGMALLDTLPEYTEEGSLALSERLRGEGHSPDLVAAVLTQSRLRAKARDKFGDFASRMLFTAHGLEQATRLEVAAHHAARFRDAGLESVADLGCGLGGDTIAKAGLGLTVLGLECDEETAALATVNVRPFPNARIELGRAEDFDFSRVDAAWFDPARRETRRGRTARMHDPEEAAPPLSFVRAAAEQIGAVGAKLAPAIDHEHLVEGTETQWVSWRGQVLEACMYFGPLARRVGNGKLAVPGEATVGPSGALPEGAVIARSALVLGSDARPAQLVPDSLDEAELRNPPVGEIGEYVWEPDGAVIRAGLLGTLARKLGAHTIEESIAYLSSDEAAEPALASPLARAFRVREVVPFTVKKIAARLRELEVGTLEVKKRGMDIDPARLRKDLKLDRRAPGSATLIATRAGGSRVAIIATPCSSPTRS, from the coding sequence ATGAGTTCTTCCGGTCTTTCGCAACTGCTCACGCCCGAGGGCATGGCCCTCCTCGATACTCTTCCCGAGTACACCGAGGAGGGCTCTCTTGCGCTCTCCGAGCGCTTGCGCGGCGAGGGACACTCCCCCGACCTTGTCGCAGCGGTCCTCACCCAATCTCGACTCCGCGCGAAGGCTCGCGACAAGTTTGGCGATTTCGCCTCGCGCATGCTGTTCACGGCGCATGGACTCGAGCAGGCCACGCGCCTCGAGGTGGCCGCGCATCACGCCGCGCGTTTTCGCGACGCGGGCCTCGAGAGCGTGGCGGATCTGGGCTGCGGCCTGGGAGGGGACACGATCGCGAAGGCTGGGCTCGGCCTCACCGTTCTTGGCCTCGAGTGCGACGAAGAAACGGCGGCCCTCGCGACCGTGAATGTGCGCCCCTTCCCGAATGCGCGCATCGAACTCGGCCGCGCCGAAGATTTCGATTTCTCGCGCGTGGATGCCGCGTGGTTCGACCCAGCTCGCCGAGAAACCCGCCGCGGCCGCACGGCCCGCATGCACGATCCCGAGGAGGCCGCACCCCCTTTGTCGTTCGTGCGTGCGGCTGCCGAGCAGATCGGCGCTGTGGGGGCGAAACTCGCACCCGCGATCGACCACGAGCATCTAGTCGAGGGCACCGAGACGCAGTGGGTGAGCTGGCGCGGCCAGGTTCTCGAGGCGTGCATGTACTTCGGCCCGCTCGCGCGGCGCGTCGGGAACGGGAAACTCGCGGTGCCGGGCGAGGCCACCGTCGGACCTTCGGGCGCCCTCCCCGAGGGCGCCGTCATCGCCCGCTCCGCCCTCGTGCTCGGCTCCGACGCTCGCCCTGCCCAACTCGTCCCCGATTCTCTTGACGAAGCCGAGCTGCGCAACCCGCCCGTGGGCGAGATCGGAGAGTACGTGTGGGAACCCGACGGCGCCGTGATCCGCGCGGGGCTGCTCGGGACTCTCGCGCGGAAGCTCGGCGCGCACACGATCGAGGAATCGATTGCCTACCTCAGCAGCGATGAGGCTGCCGAGCCGGCACTTGCCTCACCCCTCGCACGCGCGTTTCGAGTGCGCGAGGTCGTGCCGTTCACGGTCAAGAAGATCGCGGCGCGACTGCGCGAACTCGAGGTGGGCACTCTCGAGGTGAAAAAGCGCGGCATGGATATCGATCCGGCGCGCCTGAGGAAGGACCTCAAGCTTGACCGTCGAGCTCCGGGCTCGGCGACGCTCATCGCCACGCGAGCCGGGGGAAGCCGCGTGGCCATCATCGCCACGCCCTGCTCATCCCCGACAAGAAGCTGA
- a CDS encoding carbohydrate ABC transporter permease, translating into MSRSRTSKGEGRLAYVLLLPTLLLLAIVVGFPLVLSVWQSFFVAGGGIDPETGFIKQGDTFVGLQNYMDAFTSVGAGAGFWNAFWNTTLFTIIGVSIETVLGVAMALIMARAMRATGLIRASILVPWAIPTVVSALMWQLIFDANGIANKLIQHQVLWTTEGWHAKAAVLIADIWKTAPYIGLLTLAGLQTIDEQVYEAAKVDGANRWQTFWRITLPMIRPVLVVAVLFRMLDAMRMFDLPYVLLGRLESGQTLSMLAQDAATKTNYGMASSYSIVLFCYICLVAFVFIKLLGADVLGESAEKKPKKKKRASLLASKNATVTEGSMP; encoded by the coding sequence ATGTCACGCTCAAGAACCTCGAAGGGCGAGGGCCGCCTCGCCTATGTACTTCTGTTACCCACTCTGCTTCTTCTCGCGATCGTCGTCGGCTTTCCGCTCGTGCTGTCCGTGTGGCAGTCGTTCTTCGTCGCAGGCGGCGGCATCGATCCCGAAACAGGCTTCATCAAGCAGGGCGACACGTTCGTGGGATTGCAAAATTACATGGACGCGTTCACCTCTGTTGGGGCGGGCGCGGGGTTCTGGAATGCCTTCTGGAACACCACGCTGTTCACGATCATTGGCGTCAGCATCGAGACTGTCCTCGGCGTCGCGATGGCGCTCATCATGGCGCGCGCGATGCGGGCAACGGGTCTCATTCGCGCGTCGATTCTCGTGCCGTGGGCGATCCCCACGGTGGTGTCGGCGCTCATGTGGCAACTCATTTTTGATGCGAACGGTATCGCGAACAAGCTCATTCAGCATCAAGTGCTGTGGACCACCGAAGGGTGGCACGCAAAAGCTGCGGTGCTCATCGCCGATATTTGGAAAACAGCTCCCTACATTGGTCTTTTGACCCTCGCGGGCCTCCAAACGATCGATGAGCAGGTTTACGAGGCAGCGAAAGTCGATGGCGCGAATCGCTGGCAGACCTTCTGGCGGATCACGCTTCCCATGATTCGCCCCGTGCTCGTGGTGGCCGTGCTGTTCCGCATGCTCGATGCGATGCGCATGTTCGACCTCCCCTACGTGCTCCTCGGCAGGCTCGAATCCGGGCAAACTCTCTCGATGCTCGCGCAGGACGCCGCAACGAAAACGAACTACGGTATGGCGTCCTCGTATTCGATCGTGCTGTTCTGCTACATCTGCCTCGTGGCCTTCGTGTTCATCAAGCTCCTCGGCGCGGATGTGCTCGGTGAGAGCGCCGAGAAAAAACCCAAAAAGAAGAAACGAGCGAGCTTGCTCGCCAGTAAAAACGCCACCGTGACCGAGGGGAGCATGCCGTGA